One Plasmodium vinckei vinckei genome assembly, chromosome: PVVCY_09 genomic region harbors:
- a CDS encoding leucine-rich repeat protein yields the protein MNDKKNINISDFFKNNSINRKDGIHKKSNENEVSIKKKNIWSLFSNVTETLKDKTNEETDNDSSEMDTDIFFTPRNITQNIEKNTNKTLFKKTHENPEIKKEIENIANSFKRKNNILLTDKSDNTILSSILSTKKIKLNSEKNDIPTTPTYNAYKEFFKRIRDQNKSTEINNGNTESDEIKDKEKKTMHTNIMNIKVCSKIEGDDVNNRIIKLNEKNNQLNKCHKIVTSNQAGNYAPYKTELATSVKEGNNKISFTSIIKKKNICVPVNNHKKIEIKKKSDNLIKRTHHFSKHDKYDIFNNIGDDVFRYIFSCVENKNLMLLNKRFCKFSRLLRTKLIYNESLKNSISPESILKTIFVSANIEVLDLSGCSHITSHHFNLLANSNHVQFNKTLKVLCLKNCSKITDSNLKYLIHRFKNLQTVDIRNCYKISHEGIYPLKFKTSLKKLYMGNLISTINVSNYHSDDTLKALFSATKKFSAPNIDANYNTHIANHTNINESNSTSMVEENIQLDTPLTNLICLEITYTKNLTDISNLYMIGKNLKILNLKGCNIDNSSSIIFKNFPNLLALNLADTKISNDVIETVCNTSKGLKTLDISKTFEIRNSTIFKIPRSLTGLKKIKIASLSNVDNFCIREIFKYCKNLTSIDFSNCWKVNNSFCNMNGLEIASGNKLKDVGAYQCSIDRSVCEEALLRMGCTSIRVHIYNELKMFETSIYTDIASLEQD from the exons atgaatgataagaaaaatataaatataagtgatttttttaaaaataatagtataaaTCGTAAGGATGgcatacataaaaaaagtaatgaaaatgaagtaagtataaaaaaaaaaaatatatggtCTCTGTTTTCAAATGTAACTGAAACTCTCAAAGACAAGACCAACGAAGAAACTGATAATGATAGTAGTGAAATGGATacagatatattttttactccTAGAAACATAACACAAAATATAGagaaaaatacaaataaaaccttatttaaaaagacTCATGAAAATcctgaaattaaaaaagaaatagaaaACATAGCAAACAGCTTTAAacgtaaaaataatattttattaaccGATAAATCAGATAATACAATATTAAGTAGTATATTATCgaccaaaaaaataaaacttaactccgaaaaaaatgatatccCAACAACCCCCACatataatgcatataaagAGTTCTTTAAGCGAATTCGAGATCAAAACAAAAGTACTGAAATAAACAATGGGAATACGGAAAgtgatgaaataaaagataaagaaaaaaaaacaatgcacacaaatattatgaatattaaAGTTTGCAGTAAAATAGAAGGTGATGATGTAAACAATAGAATAatcaaattaaatgaaaaaaataatcaacTTAATAAATGCCATAAAATTGTGACATCTAATCAGGCAGGAAATTATGCACCATATAAGACAGAATTAGCGACCTCAGTAAAGgaaggaaataataaaatctCATTTACTTCGATAatcaaaaagaaaaatatatgtgtcCCTGTAAATaaccataaaaaaatagaaataaaaaaaaaatcagaCAATCTTATAAAAAGAACACACCACTTTAGTAAACATGATAAGTAtgacatttttaataatataggtGATGATGTAtttagatatatattttcatgtgttgaaaataaaaatttgatgctattaaataaaagattttgtaaatttagTCGCTTATTaagaacaaaattaatatataatgaatcattaaaaaattcgaTTTCCCCAGaaagtatattaaaaacaatatttgTTTCTGCAAATATTGAGGTATTAGATTTATCAGGATGTTCACATATAACCTCCCATCATTTTAATCTACTAGCTAATTCTAATCATGTccaatttaataaaaccTTAAAAGTATTAtgcttaaaaaattgtagtAAAATAACAGattcaaatttaaaatatttgatacacagatttaaaaatttgcaAACAGTCGATATAAGAAACTGCTATAAAATAAGTCACGAAGGTATATACccattaaaatttaaaacttcattaaaaaaattatatatgggAAATCTTATATCTACCATTAATGTATCTAACTATCATTCTGACGACACTCTCAAAGCATTGTTTAGCGCTACCAAAAAATTTAGTGCACCTAATATCGATGCCAATTACAATACACACATTGCCAACCACACAAATATCAACGAGTCAAACTCTACTAGTATGgtagaagaaaatatacaattagATACACCACTGACCAATCTAATATGCCTTGAAATAacttatacaaaaaatctTACAGACATTTCAAATTTATACATGATCggaaaaaatttaaaaatacttaATTTAAAAGGATGTAATATTGATAATTCTTCatccattatttttaaaaactttCCAAATCTTTTAGCTTTAAATTTGGCTGATACTAAAATATCAAATGATGTTATTGAAACTGTATGCAATACCTCAAAAGGCTTGAAAACCCTTGATATATCAAAAACATTTGAAATACGCAACAgtacaatttttaaaatccCCCGATCTTTAACAGggctaaaaaaaataaaaatcgcCTCTCTCTC aAATGTAGACAATTTTTGCATAAGAGAAATTTTTAAGTATTGCAAAAATTTAACATCAATCGATTTTTCAAACTGTTGGAAAGTCAATAATAGTTTTTGCAATATGAATGGGCTAGAAATAGCATCAG gaaataaattaaaagatgTTGGAGCGTATCAATGTTCAATTGATAGATCAGTGTGTGAAGAAGCTTTATTAAGAATGGGATGTACATCCATCCGTGTTCACATttataat GAGTTGAAAATGTTTGAGACATCAATTTATACCGACATTGCATCCCTTGAGCaggattaa
- a CDS encoding RING zinc finger protein, putative, producing MAEQRKLKDNFQSAVNSSMHEANEKNEEEQELNETAKADKMNEASSGTIKNSKPSNTDDIKMEDKEIDNTMELKKNESSNAEVNIFEDAKEYDENEGEIAKNQNTNNNNNNSNKNSEHNNKDNEKQISSDLECVICMKLLIMPVTIPCGHNFCRDCLEKAKEYNDTCPLCRSHMGDKQNVNILLAELIKEKYPKAYAKRLKDIEILKIEKEKKVLKERFEAIKNSSMIPIFKAPLSFGPYFPGEIFHINIYNKKFLDLVELISNEGIFAITSNNNKHNDKMYGIHVKILERCITTQAFIVKCIANYRVILYNIIYFSQYDYDIASHSPLFDESIPVNFFDYNLSLRLDVTDSESKTVTSQINTSNNNSSTISSTNNDNIRCRKESRYSFIDEEIIKLDALKKLLNKIEVEDDIKSISFYYEQYKEIVYNEKDKTATTTHADINNPIYAAQKYYSCIIFSRICLLCIKYQLNRFGNAGFRLFNSKFRNIKLTSSEPSNAELENFSFSLSSAIISRSIQKWTWFKTTNTTERLESITQYFLKKKNKSILALDNSRSPIIHRLFMLDSITSSLLILVFISFVVFVKYFFYYNT from the coding sequence aTGGCTGAGCAAAGAAAATTAAAGGATAATTTTCAATCAGCTGTAAATTCTTCTATGCATGAAGCAAATGAAAAGAATGAAGAAGAACAGGAACTGAACGAAACAGCAAAAGCTGACAAAATGAACGAGGCAAGTAGTGGcacaattaaaaatagtaaaccAAGCAATACAGATGATATTAAGATGGAAGATAAAGAAATTGATAATACTATggaattgaaaaaaaatgaatctTCAAATGCTgaagtaaatatatttgaggACGCAAAAgaatatgatgaaaatgaaggCGAAATTGCAAAAAAccaaaatacaaataataataataataattcaaataaaaattctgAACATAATAACaaagataatgaaaaacaaatatcATCAGATCTTGAATGCGTAATTTGTATGAAGCTTTTAATAATGCCTGTGACCATACCTTGTGgtcataatttttgtagAGATTGTTTAGAGAAAGcaaaagaatataatgaTACATGCCCATTATGTAGATCACATATGGGTgataaacaaaatgtaaatatattattagcagaactaataaaagaaaaatatccAAAAGCATATGCAAAAAGATTAAAAGATATCGAAATTctaaaaattgaaaaagaaaaaaaagtattgaAAGAAAGATTTGAGGCTATTAAAAATTCTTCTATGATCCCCATCTTTAAAGCCCCATTATCATTTGGCCCATATTTTCCTGGAgaaatttttcatataaatatttataataaaaaatttttagatCTTGTTGAATTAATATCTAACGAAGGTATATTTGCTATTACctctaataataataaacacAATGACAAAATGTATGGTATTCATGTTAAAATTTTAGAACGATGTATCACTACTCAAGCATTTATAGTTAAATGTATTGCTAACTATAGagttattttatataatataatatattttagcCAATATGATTATGATATAGCTAGCCATTCACCTTTATTCGATGAATCGATTCctgtaaatttttttgattataatttaagtCTCCGCTTAGATGTAACTGATTCTGAATCTAAAACAGTTACATCTCAGATAAATACATCTAACAATAACTCATCTACTATTTCTTCTACAAATAATGACAATATTAGATGCCGAAAAGAATCAAGATATAGCTTTATTGAcgaagaaataataaaattagatgcattaaaaaaattattaaataaaattgaagttgaagatgatataaaatccatttcattttattatgagcaatataaagaaattgtttataatgaaaaagataaaactGCTACTACAACCCATGCAGATATTAATAATCCTATATACGCTgcacaaaaatattattcttgtattattttttcaaggatatgtttattatgtataaaatatcaaTTAAACCGTTTTGGAAATGCAGGATTCCGGttatttaattcaaaatttagaaatataaaattaacatCATCGGAACCATCAAATGCAGAATTAgaaaatttttctttttcgtTAAGTAGTGCTATTATATCTAGATCTATACAAAAATGGACATGGTTTAAAACAACAAATACTACTGAAAGATTAGAAAGCATAacacaatattttttaaaaaaaaaaaataaaagtattcTTGCTCTTGATAATTCACGATCTCCTATTATTCATAGGCTTTTTATGTTAGATTCCATTACATCTTCTTTATTAATCcttgtatttatttcttttgttgtctttgtaaaatattttttttactacaatacataa
- a CDS encoding translation elongation factor EF-1, subunit alpha, putative, whose product MNNEPFTFNANAPVYYPGTPYNVEDKNKTNEQNEGNIDSNNVISENINDGGSIAEVENKLSKMSLTPEKNEEIEVAKVEKETQEDKGVDKKVNLVQVDSRPHLNIIFIGHVDAGKSTACGNILYILGYVDDRTIEKYEREAKEKNRESWFLAFIMDINEEERQKGKTVEVGRAHFETKDRRFTILDAPGHKNFIPNMISGAAQADIGVLIISARKGEFETGFERGGQTREHTLLAKTLGINQLIVAINKMDDPTCNWSESRYDEIQKKITPFIKSCGYNINKDVFFVPISGLSGQNLSEHISDKNSKLYDPRGSWYDISKPTLFQILNSLSPPPWDENGPLRIPLLEGYKDNGIVAVGKIESGTLYGNNMNCILMPNKVKVKVTNVYVEDDEVPYAKPGENVRVKLLGVEEDQISKGFVLCDSLSLCSVVSEFIGRVAIVELLEHKPIITAGYFCIFHAHTTCEEIQFIDMLEVIDKKSKKKKIKPKFIKNDCIVTAHFLLSNPVCIEVYDKLPQLGRFTLRDQGRTIAIGKILELKN is encoded by the exons ATGAATAATGAGCCTTTTACTTTCAATGCAAATGCTCCTGTGTATTATCCCGGTACACCATATAATGTAGaggataaaaataaaacaaacgAGCAAAATGAAGGAAATATAGATTCAAACAATGTAATCtctgaaaatattaacgaTGGGGGTTCAATAGCTGAagttgaaaataaattaagcAAAATGAGTTTAACCcctgaaaaaaatgaagaaatagaAGTTGCAAAAGTAGAAAAAGAAACACAAGAAGATAAAGGGGTAGATAAAAAAGTCAATTTAGTACAAGTTGATTCTAGACcccatttaaatattatatttattggtCATGTAGATGCTGGAAAATCGACAGCATgtggaaatattttatatattttaggaTATGTTGATGATAGAacaattgaaaaatatgaaagagaagcaaaagaaaaaaacagaGAAAGTTGGTTTTTAGCATTTATTATGGATataaatgaagaagaaaGGCAAAAGGGAAAAACTGTAGAAGTAGGTCGAGCACATTTCGAAACAAAAGATAGAAGGTTTACTATTTTAGATGCACCAGgacataaaaattttataccAAATATGATTAGTGGTGCAGCTCAAGCAGATATAGGtgtattaattatatctGCAAGAAAGGGGGAATTTGAAACTGGCTTTGAAAGGGGAGGACAAACAAGAGAACATACCTTGCTGGCAAAAACATTAG gAATAAATCAACTAATAGTTGCGATAAACAAAATGGATGACCCAACATGTAATTGGAGTGAAAGCAGATATGAtgaaattcaaaaaaaaataactccatttataaaatcatgtggatataatataaataaagatgtATTTTTTGTCCCAATATCTGGATTATCAGGCCAAAATTTATCTGAACATATATCCgataaaaattcaaaattatatgatcCACGAGGTAGCTGGTATGATATATCAAAACCAACtttatttcaaattttaaattcttTATCTCCACCACCTTGGGATGAAAATGGCCCATTAAGAATTCCATTATTAGAAGGATATAAAGACAACGGTATAGTTGCTGTTGGTAAAATTGAATCAGGAACATtatatggaaataatatgaattgCATTCTAATGCCAAATAAAGTTAAAGTCAAAGTTACTAACGTATATGTAGAAGATGATGAAGTTCCTTATGCTAAGCCTGGAGAAAATGTTCGTGTCAAATTATTAGGAGTAGAAGAAGATCAGATTAGTAAAGGTTTTGTATTATGTGATTCATTGAGCTTATGCTCTGTTGTTAGCGAATTTATAGGTAGAGTAGCAATTGTTGAATTGTTAGAACATAAACCAATTATAACAGCAggatatttttgtatattccATGCTCATACAACATGTGAAGAAATACAATTCATTGATATGTTAGAAGttatagataaaaaatcgaaaaaaaaaaaaattaaacccaaatttattaaaaacgATTGTATTGTTACTGCacactttttattatcaaatcCAGTTTGTATAGAGGTTTATGATAAGTTGCCACAATTAGGAAGATTCACTTTGAGAGATCAAGGAAGAACTATAGCCATAGGAAAAATTCtcgaattaaaaaattaa